CTCGCCGGGCAGGAATACCAGCACGTCGCCGGGGCCGGCGCGGCACAGCTCGTCGACGGCATCGACGATGCCGTCGTACAGGTCGCGCTCGCGCGCCTGCGGGCTGCGCGGCGCGCCGGCGGCGGGCGCGTCGTCGGCGATCGGGCGGTAGCGCACCTCCACCGGATACAGCCGGCCGCTGACCTCGATCACCGGCGCCGGCTTGTCGCCCGTGGCGAAATGCCGGGCAAAGCGCTGCGCGTCAATGGTGGCCGAGGTGATGACGACCTTCAGGTCCGGCCGCCTGGGCAGGATTTGGCGCAGGTAGCCGATCAGGAAGTCGATGTTGAGGCTGCGTTCGTGCGCCTCGTCGATGATCAGCGTGTCGTAGGCGCGCAGCAACGGGTCGTTCTGCGTTTCGGCAAGCAGGATGCCGTCGGTCATCAGCTTGACCGACGCCCCCGACGACATGGTGTCGTTGAAGCGCACCTGGTAGCCCACGTGCTCGCCCAGCGGCGTGCCGAGCTCCTGCGCGATGCGCTTGGCGGTCGAGGTGGCGGCGATGCGGCGCGGCTGGGTGTGGCCGATCAGCCCCCCGCCCTCGCGGCCGGGGCCGCGCCCGATCGACAGGCAGATCTTGGGCAGCTGCGTGGTCTTGCCGGAACCGGTCTCGCCGGAAACGATCACCACCTGGTTGGCCAGCAGCGCCGCGGCAATCTCATCGCGGCGGGCCGATACCGGCAGCGATTCGGGGAAGGTGATCGGCGGCAGCGGGTTGACCGGGCGCGGCGCACGCGGCGGCCGCGGCGGGCGGGCTTCACGCGGCGGGCGCTGGCCGCCCTCGGTGGCCGGCCGCGCACCGGCGGGCCGGGCCGGGCCCGCCTGCGGCTGCCGGGCCGGACCGGGCGCCGGGCGGGACTGGGCTGGGGAAACGGGCTGACCGGCACCCGCGCGCTGGCGCGGCGCGGCCGGTGGTTTGGGCTTGACGGGGCGTTGTTCTGACATTGGCCGGGATTATAATCCGCGGGATGAACGCCAGAACCGACGCGCCGCAGACGGCGCCTGCCTCCGCTCCCGCTTCTTCTGCCGCCCCGGCCTCCTCCGCCGCCGAGGCGCAGGCGGAGTCCCGCGCCACGGCCGAACTGCCTGCCCCCGCGCCGACCTCTCCCGTGCCCGTCACCGCCGATCTGGATCGCAGCGGCCCGGACCACCAGCAGTTCGTCGACTGGCTGCGCATGGTCGCGCCGTATATCCATGCCTTCCGCGGCAAGACCTTCGTGATCGCCTTCGCCGGCGAACTGGTCAAGTCGGGCGTGCTGAACGCGCTGGTCAATGACGTCGCGCTGCTGCACGCCATGGGCATGCAGATCGTGCTGGTGCACGGCTCGCGCCCGCAGGTGGAAGAGCAGCTGGCGCTGCGCCATGTCGAGTCGCAATTCGTCGACGGCGTGCGCGTCACCGACAACGCCGCGCTCGAATGCGCCAAGGAAGCCGCCGGCGAACTGCGCCTGGACATCGAGGCCGCGTTCAGCCAGGGCCTGCCCAACACGCCGATGGCCGGCGCCCAGCTGTCGGTGATCTCCGGGAACTTCGTCACCGCGCGCCCGGTCGGCATCGTCAACGGCACCGACTACCAGCACACCGGCCTTGTGCGCAAGATCGACGCCGAATCCGTGCGCATGTCGCTGTCGCACGGCAAGGTGGTGCTGCTGTCGCCGCTGGGCTTCTCGCCCACCGGCCAGGCCTTCAACCTGTCGATGGAAGACGTGGCCAGCGCCACCGCCACGGCGCTCAAGGCCGACAAGCTGATCTTCATCACCGAGGTGCCGGGCGTGCCCGACCCGGTCGGCAAGATGATGCAGGAAATGTCCCTGCGCACCGCGGTGGAGCGGCTGCAGAACAACCACCTGCCCCCCGACGTGGCCAACTACCTGCAGCACCTGGTCAAGGCGCTCAAGGGCGGCGTGCCGCGCGCGCACCTGATTCCCTACTCGCTCGACGGCGCGGTGCTGCTGGAGCTGTTCCTGCACGACGGCGTCGGCACCATGCTGTCCGACACCGACCTGGAGAGCCTGCGCGAGGCCACGCTGGACGACGTCGGCGGCATCGTGCAGCTGATCGCGCCGCTGGAGCAGGACGGCACGCTGGTGCCGCGCGGGCGCCACCTGATCGAGCGCGATATCGGCAACTTCTCGGTGATCGAGCACGACGGCGTGCTGTTCGGCTGTGCCGCGCTGTACGACTATCCGCGCGAGAACATGGGTGAGATGGCGTGCCTGACGGTATCGCCGGAAGCCCAGGGCACCGGGGACGGCGAGCGCCTGCTCAAGCGCATCGAGCGCCGCGCCCGTGCGTTGGGGCTGGAGCGGCTGTTCGTGCTCACCACGCGGACCGAGCACTGGTTCCTCAAGCGCGGTTTCGTCCACGCCACGGTCGACGACCTGCCCGAGGACAAGCGCAAGCTCTACAACTGGCAGCGCAAGTCGATGGTGCTGATGAAAAAGCTGTGACGCCGTAGGGACAATCGCCGGCGCGCCGCGGCCGGCCGCCCTGCTTGGCTACAATAGCGCCAGCGCCGAAGCTCTCACGAACATTCCAAGGAGTCCCCATGGCCCGCACGGTCCATTGCATCAAGCTGAACAAGGAAGCCGAAGGTCTCGACTTCCCGCCGCTGCCCGGCGAACTGGGCAAGAAGATCTGGCAGAGCGTGTCCAAGGAAGCCTGGGCCGGCTGGCTCAAGCACCAGACCATGCTGATCAACGAAAACCGCCTGAACATGGCCGATGCGCGCGCGCGCCAGTACCTGCTCAAGCAGACCGAGAAGTATTTCTTCGGCGAGGGTGCCGACCAGGCGCAGGGCTACGTGCCGCCGCAGTCCTGATCCGGACTGCCGGGCAACAAAAATGGGGTGCCTGAGGCACCCCATTTTGCTTGGTGGCGCACCCGGGCGCCGAAAGCCAGGACTCAGTAGTCCGTGCGTTGCACGCCGTCGCCGGTGCCCAGCAGCAGCACGTCGGCGCCGCGCAGCGCGAACAGGCCCACCGTGACCACGCCCGGCACCTGGTTGATGGTCTGCTCCAGGCCGCGCGGATCGTCGATCTTCAGGCCTGCCACGTCGAGGATCACATTGCCGTTGTCGGTCTTGTAGATGCCGCCTTCCTTGGTCATGCGCAGGCGCGGCTGGCCGCCCAGCGCCTGCAGCTTGCGCGCCACCGCGGCGCGTGCCATCGGCACCACCTCGACCGGCAGCGGAAAGGCGCCCATGGTCTGGACCAGCTTGCTGCCGTCGGCGATGCAGACAAAGCGCCTGGCCACCGAGGCGACGATCTTCTCGCGCGTGAGCGCGCCGCCGCCGCCCTTGACCATAGCGCCGCTGGCGTCGATCTCGTCGGCGCCGTCGACATACACCGGGATCTCGTCGACCTCGTTCAGGTCCAGCACCTTGAATCCGTGCTGCTGCAGGCGCCGCGTGGAAGCCTCGGAGCTCGACACCGCACCCGCGAAGCGGTCCTT
The window above is part of the Cupriavidus taiwanensis LMG 19424 genome. Proteins encoded here:
- the argA gene encoding amino-acid N-acetyltransferase, producing MNARTDAPQTAPASAPASSAAPASSAAEAQAESRATAELPAPAPTSPVPVTADLDRSGPDHQQFVDWLRMVAPYIHAFRGKTFVIAFAGELVKSGVLNALVNDVALLHAMGMQIVLVHGSRPQVEEQLALRHVESQFVDGVRVTDNAALECAKEAAGELRLDIEAAFSQGLPNTPMAGAQLSVISGNFVTARPVGIVNGTDYQHTGLVRKIDAESVRMSLSHGKVVLLSPLGFSPTGQAFNLSMEDVASATATALKADKLIFITEVPGVPDPVGKMMQEMSLRTAVERLQNNHLPPDVANYLQHLVKALKGGVPRAHLIPYSLDGAVLLELFLHDGVGTMLSDTDLESLREATLDDVGGIVQLIAPLEQDGTLVPRGRHLIERDIGNFSVIEHDGVLFGCAALYDYPRENMGEMACLTVSPEAQGTGDGERLLKRIERRARALGLERLFVLTTRTEHWFLKRGFVHATVDDLPEDKRKLYNWQRKSMVLMKKL
- the rpiA gene encoding ribose-5-phosphate isomerase RpiA, whose translation is MTQDELKALVAQAAADYVKQEVPEGAVLGVGTGSTANLFIDAVAAFKDRFAGAVSSSEASTRRLQQHGFKVLDLNEVDEIPVYVDGADEIDASGAMVKGGGGALTREKIVASVARRFVCIADGSKLVQTMGAFPLPVEVVPMARAAVARKLQALGGQPRLRMTKEGGIYKTDNGNVILDVAGLKIDDPRGLEQTINQVPGVVTVGLFALRGADVLLLGTGDGVQRTDY
- a CDS encoding oxidative damage protection protein — encoded protein: MARTVHCIKLNKEAEGLDFPPLPGELGKKIWQSVSKEAWAGWLKHQTMLINENRLNMADARARQYLLKQTEKYFFGEGADQAQGYVPPQS